A genomic stretch from Bos javanicus breed banteng chromosome 29, ARS-OSU_banteng_1.0, whole genome shotgun sequence includes:
- the DBX1 gene encoding homeobox protein DBX1, translating to MMFPGLLAPPAGYPSLLRPTPTLTLPQSLQSAFSGHSSFLVEDLIRISRPPAYLPRGSVPTPSMSPPRPGAPAALTDTGASDLGSPGPGSRRGGSPQTAVSPASEPTFLKFGVNAILSSAPRTETSPTLLQSVPPKTFAFPYFEGSFQPFIRSSYFPASSSVVPIPGTFSWPLAARGKPRRGMLRRAVFSDVQRKALEKMFQKQKYISKPDRKKLAAKLGLKDSQVKIWFQNRRMKWRNSKERELLSSGGCREQTLPTKLNPHPDLSDVGQKGPGDDDDEEDEGPGSPRPRLVYHAAPADPRHLRDPRLEAPLPTSPARSGSPDKASDFSDSEDDEEGEEEITVS from the exons ATGATGTTCCCTGGCCTCCTCGCGCCCCCCGCCGGGTACCCCAGCCTCTTGCGCCCCACGCCCACCTTAACGCTGCCCCAGTCCCTGCAGTCGGCATTTTCCGGTCACTCGAGCTTCCTGGTGGAGGATCTGATCCGCATCAGCCGACCCCCCGCCTACCTGCCCCGAGGCAGCGTGCCCACCCCCAGTATGTCGCCCCCTAGGCCGGGGGCCCCTGCGGCTCTCACAGACACCGGAGCCTCGGACCTGGGCTCCCCGGGCCCGGGCAGCCGGCGGGGTGGCTCACCGCAGACCGCCGTCTCCCCTGCCAGCGAGCCCACGTTTCTGAAGTTTGGAGTGAACGCCATCCTTTCCTCGGCGCCCAGAACCG AAACGTCTCCCACCTTGCTCCAGAGTGTCCCTCCCAAGACCTTTGCCTTTCCCTACTTTGAAGGCTCTTTCCAGCCTTTCATCAGATCTTCTTATTTCCCAG CGTCCTCCAGCGTCGTGCCCATCCCGGGGACCTTCTCCTGGCCACTGGCCGCCCGCGGCAAGCCTCGCAGGGGCATGCTGCGTCGAGCCGTGTTCTCCGACGTGCAGCGCAAGGCGCTGGAGAAGATGTTCCAGAAGCAGAAGTACATCAGCAAGCCGGACCGCAAGAAGCTGGCGGCCAAGTTGGGCTTGAAAGACTCACAG GTGAAAATCTGGTTTCAGAACCGACGCATGAAGTGGCGGAACTCCAAGGAACGCGAGCTCCTGTCTAGCGGGGGCTGCCGCGAGCAGACCCTTCCCACCAAACTCAACCCGCACCCGGACCTCAGCGACGTGGGCCAGAAGGGTCCCGGGGACGATGACGACGAGGAGGACGAGGGCCCGggcagcccccgcccccgcctggTCTATCACGCGGCCCCCGCCGACCCTCGGCACCTGCGGGACCCGAGGCTGGAAGCGCCGCTGCCCACCTCGCCCGCGCGCTCAGGCAGCCCCGACAAAGCTTCGGACTTCTCCGACTCCGAGGACGACGAGGAGGGCGAGGAGGAGATCACGGTGTCTTAG